In a single window of the Limnochorda sp. L945t genome:
- a CDS encoding ABC transporter permease, producing MKEPLAPRVALAVLLFFLLGPFLVVFVAAFGRERSLRFPPGSFTLEWFGRVLHQQMFVDGFRTSLVVAVVSTLGALLIGIPLAYATARFDFRGKGLVQLLATAPVIVPELVVGLALLRYFVLTARLPILPSLLIGHTALLIPYAVRVVLASLANVPIDVEQAAVSLGASRLGAFLRVVLPNIRSGMLAAAVLAFITSFNNVSVSLFLTGPGIATLPIQMLVYMEYYYDPSIAALSTLLILFTLLVVQATERVLGLSRYV from the coding sequence ATGAAAGAGCCGCTCGCGCCCCGGGTCGCCCTGGCGGTTCTCCTCTTCTTCCTCCTGGGGCCGTTCCTGGTGGTCTTCGTGGCGGCGTTCGGCCGGGAGCGCTCGCTCCGCTTCCCGCCCGGTTCGTTCACGCTCGAGTGGTTCGGCCGGGTCTTGCATCAGCAGATGTTCGTCGACGGCTTCCGGACAAGCCTCGTCGTGGCCGTGGTGAGCACGCTCGGAGCGCTGCTCATCGGGATCCCGCTCGCGTACGCCACGGCACGGTTCGACTTCCGGGGCAAGGGCCTCGTTCAACTGCTGGCGACCGCCCCGGTCATCGTTCCCGAGCTCGTGGTCGGCCTCGCCCTGCTGCGCTACTTCGTCCTGACCGCGCGGCTGCCGATCCTGCCCAGCCTCTTGATCGGCCACACGGCGCTGCTGATCCCGTACGCCGTACGGGTGGTGCTCGCGAGTCTCGCCAACGTACCCATCGACGTGGAGCAGGCCGCCGTCAGCCTGGGAGCGTCGCGGCTGGGCGCCTTCCTCCGGGTCGTGCTGCCCAACATCCGCAGCGGCATGCTCGCGGCCGCGGTTCTCGCCTTCATCACCTCGTTCAACAACGTTTCGGTCTCGTTGTTCTTGACGGGACCGGGGATAGCCACCTTACCTATTCAAATGCTGGTTTACATGGAGTATTACTACGATCCCTCCATCGCCGCCCTGTCGACCCTGTTGATCCTCTTCACCCTGCTGGTGGTCCAGGCGACGGAGCGGGTATTGGGGCTGTCGCGCTATGTCTGA
- a CDS encoding ABC transporter ATP-binding protein, which translates to MSEGMGQEPSLPFLQLRDVAVAYRPGEWALQGISFEAERGELVSLLGPSGCGKTTTLRVMAGFIPVQRGYVTIGGRDYTNVPPNRRNIGLVFQSYALFPHLTVFENVAFGLRLRHLGAAEIGRRVGEALRMVGLEGLDQRLPGQLSGGQQQRVALARAIVIRPQLLLLDEPLSNLDARLRVEMRGELRRVQRRLGVTMVYVTHDQSEAMALSDRVIVMRDGRIEQIGTPEEVYRRPGTLFVAQFMGFSNRFRAQVIGLEESQGVPGERLATVAFPGGRMRVRASSRLHPGRHVTVAFRPDAARLTTPGGEPGLRGPILLRIFQGGTVHYTVRTPAGELAAEVPAEQATWGEGDAVEVAVEPDAALAFEEA; encoded by the coding sequence ATGTCTGAAGGCATGGGGCAGGAGCCGTCCCTCCCTTTTCTCCAGCTTCGCGACGTGGCGGTGGCGTACCGTCCCGGCGAGTGGGCGCTGCAGGGCATCTCCTTCGAGGCCGAGCGGGGAGAGCTCGTCTCCTTACTCGGGCCGAGCGGATGCGGCAAGACGACCACGCTCCGGGTGATGGCAGGCTTCATCCCGGTGCAGCGCGGGTACGTGACCATCGGCGGGCGCGACTATACGAACGTGCCCCCCAACCGCCGCAACATCGGGCTCGTGTTTCAAAGCTACGCGCTCTTTCCTCACCTGACCGTCTTCGAAAACGTTGCGTTCGGGCTACGCTTGCGACACCTGGGCGCCGCCGAGATCGGCCGCAGAGTGGGTGAAGCGCTGCGCATGGTCGGCCTGGAGGGGCTGGACCAGCGGCTTCCCGGGCAACTCTCGGGAGGCCAGCAACAACGCGTGGCGCTGGCCAGGGCCATCGTCATCCGGCCTCAACTGCTGCTGCTCGACGAACCCCTCTCCAACCTCGACGCCCGCCTTCGTGTCGAGATGCGGGGCGAGTTGCGGCGCGTCCAGCGCCGGCTCGGGGTGACCATGGTCTACGTCACCCATGACCAGTCGGAGGCCATGGCTCTGTCGGATCGGGTCATCGTCATGCGGGACGGCCGGATCGAGCAGATCGGGACGCCCGAAGAGGTGTACCGCCGTCCCGGGACCCTCTTCGTCGCTCAGTTCATGGGGTTCTCCAACCGTTTCCGGGCCCAGGTGATCGGTTTGGAAGAAAGCCAAGGTGTCCCCGGGGAGCGTCTCGCGACGGTGGCCTTCCCCGGCGGCCGGATGCGCGTGCGGGCTTCGAGCCGCCTGCACCCAGGCCGGCACGTGACCGTGGCTTTCCGACCGGATGCGGCGCGGCTTACGACCCCCGGCGGCGAGCCCGGCCTGCGCGGGCCGATTCTCCTGCGGATTTTCCAGGGCGGCACGGTGCATTACACCGTGCGCACGCCCGCCGGGGAGCTGGCCGCCGAGGTGCCCGCGGAGCAGGCGACCTGGGGCGAGGGAGACGCGGTCGAGGTGGCCGTCGAGCCCGACGCCGCCCTCGCCTTCGAGGAGGCGTGA